The Petrotoga mobilis SJ95 genomic sequence CATCTTAACCGTAGTAGCTTTCGTAGTATCGATAATCATGGTCATCTATCTAATAAGAAGTATAACGAAACCACTGTTAGACTTCAAAAACAAGATAAACCAATTCAAAGAAGGAGACTTAACGGTAAACTTTGAAAGTAAAAGCAAAGACGAGATAGGACAGATGGCCAACGCCCTATCAGAAATGAGTAAAGAATTGAGAAGATCCATGGGGTCAATAAGGCAGGCATCAGACAAAGTAGAAAACGCATCAGAAAATCTAACACGCTCATCACAAGAAAGCAGAAAGAACTCAGAAGAACTCAAAAACCAGATGGACAAGATACAAACAAGTACGGAAGAAACGGCAGGAAACGTAGAAGAAGTAACCTCAGGTGTAGACGAAGTAGCAAGGGCTGCACAAGGTGTATCCCAAGACGCACAAAGACTAAGTGAAGAAGCAGATGAAACGAGTAAAGCTGCAGAAGAAGGAAGCAAAACGATAGAAAGTATAAGTCAAGCGGTGAAAGAAGCGGTAGAAAGGACCAAAGAAAGTCAAAAAGAAGTAGAAACACTCGCAAGCAACGCCAAGAACGTACAAAGTATAGTAGAAACGATAAACTCGATAACGGAACAAACGAACCTGTTGGCACTAAACGCAGCGATAGAAGCGGCAAGGGCAGGAGAAGCTGGAAGAGGATTTGCAGTTGTAGCGGATGAGATAAGGAAGTTAGCGGAAGAATCAAGGAATGCAACGGATGAAATATCAGAAATACTAACCAACATAACGCAAGGGACGAACAAAGTAAACGAATCTACGAACAAGGTAGTAGGAACGATAGGAGAAATAAACGAAAAGATGGTGAATGTACAGAAAAGCTTCAATCATATAAAAGAAAGGATAGAAAGGATGGACCAAGGGATAGAAAACATGACTGCAAGTGCAGAAGAACAAAGTGCAAGTGCGCAAGAGATGAGCACAGCAATGGACAGGGTAGCGAAAGCAGTAACAGAGATAAGTGAACAACTAGAAAGGTCAAGAAGTGTAATAGACGAACAAGTAAAACAAGGGGTAGGAATAAACGAAGAAGCGAAAGAGTTGAGTGAGTTAGCCACAGAGTTGAAAGGATTGGTTGAAAGTTTTAAGATATAGAAGGGACCAAGCTTAAAACAAATTTTTGATGTTTTAAAAATAATAAATATAAACTAAGAGGAGGTTATTTTTATATGCAAAAAAGGAAAGTAGGAATAATCACATTTTCAGACGGTAGAGATTTTGTTCATGAGGAAACCTTGGAGATGAACAAAAAATTTGAAGACAGGCTAGTAAAAGCGTTAGAAAATACTGGTGAAGTGGAAGTAGTAAGAGCTTCAGACATTGTAAACAAACCATCCAAAGCCAAAAAAGCTGGAAAAGAAATGCTAAAGGCAGAAGTGGAAATGACGATCTTCAATTATTCTATATGGTGTTGGCCTCACTTAAGTGTTATGGCTTCACTTTATGCCCCTGGACCGTATTTAACTTATGGCCAAATAAATCCAAAGTATCCTGGAATGGTAGGATTGTTAGCTGCAGCTGGTGCTTTAGAGCAAATAGGAATATTCCCAGAAAGAGTTTGGGGTGAGCCAGAAGATCCGACGGTTTTAGAAAAATTACTAAAATACATACGTGCTGCCAGTGCTGCACATAGGTTAAAAGGAGAAAGGTATGGAATGTTTGGTGGAAGACCCATGGGAATGTACACTGCTTCTGCCAACGGAGATCAATGGATGAAAGAATTTGGAATCGATGTTGAACAAGTAGACCAATATGCATTAGTTTTAAAAGCTGAACAAGTACCATCCCAGAAAAAAAAGAAAGCAAGAGAATGGCTTGAAAAATTGGCAACCGTTAAATATGACGGCAAAAGACTCACCCCTGAAATTTTAGAGAAACAGATAGGATTATATTACGCTGCACTTGAAATTATAAAAGAAGAAGAGCTTGATTTTGTTGGATTCAAGGGACAACCTGAAATGACAAATAATTATGCAACATTAGATATCGCAGAAGCTTTTTTGAACGATCCATACGATTTTGATGGTGCAAAGGAACCTATTGTTGCAGCAACCGAAACAGATATGGATGGAGCTTTAACGATGGAAATCTTTAAACATATAGCCCAAACCCCTGTACTGTTTGCTGATGTGAGGCATTACTTCAAAGAAGAGAATTTATTGGATTTAGCAAACTCTGGACAGCATGCGACATATTTTGCAGGAAAATCTAACAAACCTGAAGAAAATTTGAAAAACGTGATTATACACCCTGAAGATTTTTATTTTCCAGCGGGTGGTGGTGCTGTTAAACACTTTGCAGCCCCTGGAAGAGTCACATTAGCAAGACTTGCAAGACAAGATGGAAATTATGTAATGACGATAGTTCCCGCTGAGTTTGTCGAACTTTCTGAGGAAGAAAAGAAAAGATTGAGCGAACAAGTGCAAATCGAATGGCCACATGCATATGCTAAACTAGATACTGATATGGAAACTTTTTTGGAATATTATCCTTGCAACCATACACATGGGGTATATGGAAATTATATAGATGAGTTGGTACATTTTTGTAAGATTAAAAATATCGGTTATCAGATTTTGGATTGAAAAAAATTTATATTTGGAGGAACTAAAAATGTATTTAGTGGGAGTGGATATCGGAACTCAAAGCACTAAATCAGTTATCACGGATGAAAATGGAAAAGTCATTGCAGAAGCTTCTAAAGAATATTCTGTTTTGACACCTCAACCCAATTGGGCTGAACAATGGCCTAATGTGTGGTTTGATGCTGTGATTGATACTCTGAAACTAGCAATAGAAAAAAGGAAAATAGATCCAAAAACCGTTGCAGGAATCGCTATCAGTGGATTATATGGAGGTTCGGGAATCCCGGTTGATAAAGATTTCAACCCTCTGAGGCCCTGCTTGATCTGGATGGATAGGAGAGCAACAAAAGAAACAGATTGGGTTAAAAATAATGTTCCCAAAGAAACTTTATTTGGGATAACAGGTAATTATGTTGATAGTTACTTTGGTTTCACAAAAATCATTTGGATAAAAAATAATGAGAAGGATATTTGGGAAAAAACTTATAAATTTATAACACCAAAAGATTTCGTCATTCACAAATTAACAGGTGAAGTAATAATAGATTTCTCTTCTGCTGGTAATATCGGAGGGATTTTCGACATTCATAAAAAATACTGGTCAGAAGAAATGTGCAAAATGCTTGGAA encodes the following:
- a CDS encoding methyl-accepting chemotaxis protein; its protein translation is MLFKSIRGRITLIIVVIFVLFGAAISFNIFSLIRSNDGLGSYRDLSDATNQISEIENDFFETALAFKDYVINYDEQTREIITQNINSVQSFFTGETTDSTLVQNVITKVESYESGFNQIVQLNEEKNRLVNQDFKDISNELRQIITDFKTLAQENNVSILSFYSDNLLNTLDNIDNLSSKYFSSKSLGDKNNVLDVFTEMDYQLSNIEYRLTSDELTEMFNQTKDMVEQFKDTFDQIVTAIESQEPIIGQMEQARVEILYLLEEQRNKLKVQQDTLGPSLIEENNRAITLTAILTVVAFVVSIIMVIYLIRSITKPLLDFKNKINQFKEGDLTVNFESKSKDEIGQMANALSEMSKELRRSMGSIRQASDKVENASENLTRSSQESRKNSEELKNQMDKIQTSTEETAGNVEEVTSGVDEVARAAQGVSQDAQRLSEEADETSKAAEEGSKTIESISQAVKEAVERTKESQKEVETLASNAKNVQSIVETINSITEQTNLLALNAAIEAARAGEAGRGFAVVADEIRKLAEESRNATDEISEILTNITQGTNKVNESTNKVVGTIGEINEKMVNVQKSFNHIKERIERMDQGIENMTASAEEQSASAQEMSTAMDRVAKAVTEISEQLERSRSVIDEQVKQGVGINEEAKELSELATELKGLVESFKI
- a CDS encoding L-fucose/L-arabinose isomerase family protein, translated to MQKRKVGIITFSDGRDFVHEETLEMNKKFEDRLVKALENTGEVEVVRASDIVNKPSKAKKAGKEMLKAEVEMTIFNYSIWCWPHLSVMASLYAPGPYLTYGQINPKYPGMVGLLAAAGALEQIGIFPERVWGEPEDPTVLEKLLKYIRAASAAHRLKGERYGMFGGRPMGMYTASANGDQWMKEFGIDVEQVDQYALVLKAEQVPSQKKKKAREWLEKLATVKYDGKRLTPEILEKQIGLYYAALEIIKEEELDFVGFKGQPEMTNNYATLDIAEAFLNDPYDFDGAKEPIVAATETDMDGALTMEIFKHIAQTPVLFADVRHYFKEENLLDLANSGQHATYFAGKSNKPEENLKNVIIHPEDFYFPAGGGAVKHFAAPGRVTLARLARQDGNYVMTIVPAEFVELSEEEKKRLSEQVQIEWPHAYAKLDTDMETFLEYYPCNHTHGVYGNYIDELVHFCKIKNIGYQILD